The nucleotide sequence GCGCAGCGAGCGGCTGTCCATCGGCCCCGACGGCGGCACACCCACGGCCCAGTAGCCGAGGCGGCCGGGATAGTCCTGCACACTGGTTTGCGTGCCCGCGCTGATCACTTCAAACGTGTCGGCCACGTAGACCAGGTCTTCCAGGCACCGCGTCCACGGCCGGCCATTGGCAAAGGGCGCGGCCAGCAGGATTTGGCGCAGGTAATCGCGGTTGGTTTCCACGCCGTACAACCGACTGTCACTCAACGCCCGGTGCAGATCCAGGCGCGCCTGTTCGCGGGTGGGCGCCCACGTGATGAGCTTGGCGATCATCGGGTCGAAGTACGGCGGGATCTCGCAACCGGCTTCCACCCAGGTGTCGATCCGCAGGCCTTCGGCCAGCGGGAAATCCACACAGGTCAGCAAGCCGGGACTCGGCTGGAAATCGCGGCCCGGGTCTTCGGCATACAAGCGCGCCTGGATCGCGTGGCCCCGGGGGGTTAACTCGAGTGTGTTCAGCGGCGGCATTTCCCCGGCCGCCAGTTGCACCATCCAGCGCACCAGGTCCACGCCCCATACCTGTTCGGTGACGCCGTGTTCCACCTGCAAGCGCGTGTTCACTTCGAGGAAGTAGAAGCGCCCGTCAGCACTGTCATAGATAAATTCCACGGTGCCGGCGCTGCGGTAGTTCACGGCCTTGGCCAAGGTGATGGCGGCGGCGCACAGGGCCTCGGCCATGCCTTCGGGCAGGTTCGGCGCCGGGGTTTCTTCGAGGACTTTCTGGTTGCGCCGTTGCACCGAGCAGTCGCGCACGCCGAGGGCGATCACTTCACCGGCGCCGTCGCCGAACACCTGCACTTCCAGATGGCGCGCGTGCTCGATGTACTTCTCGATAAACACGCCGGCATCGCTGAAATTGTTCTGCCCCAGGCGTTTGACGGCCTCGAAGGACTCGCTCAACTCCACGCTGCTGCGGCACACGCGCATGCCGATACCGCCGCCACCGGCGGTGCTTTTGAGCATCACCGGGTAGCCCACGACGTCGGCGGCCAGCAACGCGCAGGCGAGGCTGTCGAGCAGTTCGGTGCCTTCCAGCAGCGCAAGCCCGTGTTGCTTGGCCAGGGCGCGGGCGGTGTGCTTGAGGCCAAATACCCGCAGTTGTTGCGGCGTCGGCCCGACAAAGGCGATGCCCGCGTTTTCACAGGCTTCGGCAAACGCTGCGTTCTCCGACAGGAAACCGTAGCCGGGGTGGATCGCCTTGGCCCCACAGGCCTTGGCGGTGGCGAGGATTTTGTCCACCGCCAGGTACGTACCGGCCGCTGCGCCTTCACCGAGGCTGTAGGCCTCGTCGGCTTGCTGGATATGCAGGCTCGCCGCATCGGCCTCGGCGTACACGGCGATGCCCTTGACCTGCAGCTCGCGCAAGGTGCGCAGGATGCGGCAGGCGATGGCGCCACGGTTGGCGATCAACAGTTTTTCGAACATGGCAAAACCCTACGGGCCGTCCCGCAAAGTGGGGGAGCACTGCGGTCGTCCGCAGTGCGTGCAGTCAGTGTGGATCCCACATTGGCGCGCTATTGTTTGCGGATGCACTGCCCGGCTCGGGATTGGCACAGGGCAAACAGCCAACGGCGCAGGCGCTTGAGTTTCAGTTCCATACCAGCAGCTCCGCAGGGGTGGGGTTGTAGGCGTTGCATGGGTTGTTCAACTGCGGGCAGTTGGAGATCAGCACGATCACATCCATCTCCGCCCGCAGGTCGACGTACTTGCCGGGGGCGGAAATGCCGTCTTCGAAGGTCAGCCCGCCGTCGGCCGTCACCGGCACATTCATGAAGAAATTGATGTTCGGCCCGATGTCGCCTTTGCCCAGGCGGCCGTCGTGGGCACAGGCGCGCAGGTAGTTGTCGCGGCAGCTGTGCATGTAGCGTTTTTCCAGGGCGTAGCGCACGGTGTTGCTCTCTTGGGCGCAGGCGCCGCCGAGGGTATCGTGGCGCCCGCAGGTGTCATCGACGATGGTCAGCATCGGCTGGCCGAGGTTGGAATACAGCACGCTGCCGGTGCCCAGGTACACGCTGTTCTGCCGGCGCAACGTGCGCTGCACGTCGTAGCGTTCACGCGGGTTTTTCACGCTGTAGAACAACGTGTCGACGGCCTGGTTGCCCTCCAGGTCGAGGATGCGCAGGGTCTGCCCGGCCTTGACCTCCATCAGCCACGGTTCGCCGGCGGGGATGGTTGCGCGGTACACGGCCGCGTCCGGTTGTTTCAGTGCGATAGACATGGCAGCTCCTCAGGCGAACAGGCGGTCGGTGTTGATAAAGCCGCGCTCGTTTTCCGGGCGCGAGGTGCGGCAGTGTTCGGCG is from Pseudomonas marginalis and encodes:
- a CDS encoding urea amidolyase associated protein UAAP2, yielding MSIALKQPDAAVYRATIPAGEPWLMEVKAGQTLRILDLEGNQAVDTLFYSVKNPRERYDVQRTLRRQNSVYLGTGSVLYSNLGQPMLTIVDDTCGRHDTLGGACAQESNTVRYALEKRYMHSCRDNYLRACAHDGRLGKGDIGPNINFFMNVPVTADGGLTFEDGISAPGKYVDLRAEMDVIVLISNCPQLNNPCNAYNPTPAELLVWN